The Electrophorus electricus isolate fEleEle1 chromosome 8, fEleEle1.pri, whole genome shotgun sequence genome contains the following window.
ccagaatgttctCAGCCCGTTTTCATGCTCACCTGCCAAATAAAGCAAATTCCATGGCACTAAATTTAACGTGTGTAATTTTACAATTTACTTTAGTTACGGCTTTTGccgacttataaaagtgctttgtcatataCTCCTGGAATACATCCCAGCCAGTAGAGCAGGTTGGAGTCCAATACACCAATGATCTataatactgtagaaatacagggatcactgttGTACTCAGACAACGATATGTGTAATAAATCCTAAAAAGGACCCTCCAATAAGTACTAAAGTTTGTTAGTTAACACAGGTGAAGGTTTTCATTTCAATATTCCACCAATAAAGGGGTCtttgagttacacacacattcacacaccagtGTAAACACCATGGCGGATGTCTCGGCGTCCTTAGGTTGGACAAAACGGCTGTACCACGTTTCAGAGTTGAGAccagagacccccccccccccccacacacacacacacacaccaaagggCCGTTTCTCCACCATAAACACCCAGCTAACATCCAGTCAGACTTCAGCTGAGTAAGCACAATCGAGTTCTTTAttcgtttcttttttttaattattaatattttaaactaaTCCATACGGATTAAAATCATACAGGAGGTGAAATTTCAgtataaatgaaataaacactgTAGCTGTTAAAACATTATTCGGAGTACGACGCGTGTCCGTGTATATTATGCACTCGAAACACTCCGTTGTGGCTTCCCCAGTGCTGAGAACGTACTGTGGAACACTGATAGAAGCCTGCCCAAACcctctcattacacacacacacacacacacacacacacacacacacacacacacacacacacacactctccagtcTGGCACACAAAAGCTGTGGTTAGTAAGCGTTTAATCACTGTCACTTAATTACAGCGTGCTTGCGGGCGCGAGGGTGACATCCACTCTACCTTTTTTCTCTccgttggggtgtgtgtgtgtgtgtgtgtgtgtgtgtgtgtggagttgcaGACAGAATTTTGGAGCGTCCTTTACGCACACGAACTCCGGCGTCGCGCGCGCCCGCGCGCGAACGCTGCTGGCACCGGCGCGCGTGAAGCGGGCCGTCGTCGACGCACGTGACGGAGTAGAACGAGAGTCCATATTcaggaataaataaatgtgtgttgagtgttaaagtgtttttaaGATCTCGCCAATGAATCAATAATCGCTTTACGTCCTGGTCAGCGTGTGGTACTGCAGAAATTCCATTAAaacagtgtgcgtgtgcgcgcacgcgtgcatTAGTAAGCTCGGTGAACGCGCCCTTGATTTTGGCTGCGTACCACTAACTTGAgactttaaaaaatgacttcttAAAAAATGAATCCTCGCTACTCTATTCCAACAGCCAGGGGCAGGGGAGAAATTCGTCTTATGGTACTAGTCACTAGTCCACTTACAGTTAACAAAAAAACGAAATGAAACCGCACACAATTAAAGTCAAGCAACCTGGAGAGTTGTCACATTGTGGGTCATCATAAGTCTAACGCTTAAAAAACGGAGCAGAAATGTCGTTTCATGGCTTCATCAGGTAGTTTGCGTAAAACCGTCGCTCAGCAACTTCAGATGATGAGGGTTAGTCCAAGACTCTGGATCAACACCTCTGCTCAGCACCGCCCAACACCGAACACCCGAACGTCACACCATACAATCGCAAAATTGTGCTCAGAATTACATTAGTCACTATTTATTGTCACACATTTATGATCGAGGAGGTGTAGTCCTCAGAAGGTCCCCTTATTTCCACAGTGTCCATACAGCAGGGACATTTGGGGACGTCTCTGGAGTAGCTGTGAAGGTTTGCGCTGAATGagtgatatttaaatatataaaaactctTCTGTCAAAACTTAGATTGCTACTGCATCAGAGACATTCAGTGGCTGATAACTTTgaagcctgtctcacacacacacacacacacacacacacacacacacacacacacacacacacacacacacacccaagtgATGGTGTTTAGTAGTTTGATGGGACTGTGTCCCTTAGCAGCTGAGCCTCCAAACCTATAAAACATATCAGTGCGATGAGTATGATaccattctcacacacacacacacacacacacacacacacacacacacacacacacagtattgtGCTTCTTCTCTCTGGCACATTGTAACGTATCTGTGTGACCATCGCGTTGCCTGTACGTGCGcttgtgcgagtgtgtgtgtcggctCATATCTTGGGCCTCCATCCCTTGATAAACTGCATGACCTTCTTGACCTGTAGTTTCGTGAGGCTGAAGTCGTCGGAGAGGATCTCCTCCGTCAGCTGGGTGAAGATGGAGCCGTCGATCCTCTCCCTGCTGAACACGCCCACCACGTCGTCCGACAGTCCGATGAACCGCAGGCTGGCCGACACCTCCTCCACCGAGAGCCAGCAGAGGTCGGCAGGGGGTCGCCACGACGACTCGGCGCCGCCCTGGGCGCCCCTGACCACACCGGAGgtgtcctcctcctctgtgctcTTTGTCGGTCTGGATACAGGAACCGCGCCGGCCTCTGGGGTTTCCTGATTGGCTTGAGGCTCCGGAGGGGTGGAGCTACAGAGGTCGGGTATTGGAGCAGGGGAGTTCTGGGGCTCGCCAGTGGCGAGCCAATCGGAAGAGGCGTGGGCATGGCCAGGGTTGGCGAAAGGGTTCAGAGCACCGAACGGCGCAAAGCGGCTCTGCGCGGCCCGGCGGGACAGGGGGCAGGCGGAGTAATTCTTTTGGAGAGAGTCAGCGCTTAGCAGGGGTGTGTTCAGTACGTTGGAGGTGAAGGCCACGCCTCCTCTGGGGCGGGACCAGCAGACCTGCGCTGGTTGGCTGGGGTCGGGTGACGCGGAGGCGTCGGGGGTCACGCAGTCGGCCCACGTGCAGGGGTAACAGTACAGGGAGTAGGACTCAGGAGATGGAGAGCTGTTCCCACTACGAGGACCGGAGctgagggagagcgagagagcgcgtgagagagagagagagagtgtgtgtgtgtgtgtgtgtgtgtgtgtgtgtgtagctgtaccTCTCATGCAGGCCCGAGGAGTAATACGACAGGTTTGGGCTGCGTGTGCTTGTGGGCGGAGCTTTAGGAAAACGGGGAGGGACTGGAGGGCTAGGGGCGGGGCCTCCTGCTTTAGCACAGCGAGGTGGAACGGGGGGGGCATTAAGGAAGCGACACTCCTCcttcacctgagagagagagagagagagagagagagagagagagagagagagagagagattggatTTACCTAGTAAACCAAAGACATCAAACATATTTCTTCCCACATTTGAATCTGTAGCTCGTCTTACGGCTCTGTAAGTGACCCCAGAAGTGACCCCTGCTCTGACCACATTACGGTCACTCCCTCTCGGCTGTCCCAGCGTGCACCTGCATGACCCTGATTCCACGTTcctgagctcacacacatcacacacgtGCCACTGCTGTCCTGCAGTCCCTCAGTTTAGAAACTGGACAAGCTCCCTGCAAGACCATGTCCACCCGCACCATATCTGTCCACCCACACCATATCTGACCCACCCGCACCATATCTGTCCACCCGCACCATATCTGACCACCCGCACCATATCTGTCCACCCGCACCATATCTGACCCACCCGCACCATATCTGACCACCCGCACCATATCTGTCCACCCGCACCATATCTGACCACCCGCACCATATCTGACCCACCCGCACCATATCTGTCCACCCGCACCATATCTGACCACCCGCACCATATCTGTCCACCCACACCATATCTGACCCACCCGCACCATATCTGTCCACCCGCACCATATCTGTCCACCCGCACCATATCTGTCCACCCGCACCATATCTGACCCACCCACACCATATCTGTCCACCCGCACCATATCTGTCCACCCACACCATATCTGTCCACCCGCACCATATCTGTCCACCCGCACCATATCTGACCCACCCGCACCATATCTGTCCACCCGCACCATATCTGTCCACCCGCACCATATCTCATGCCCTTCTGAAggttccaggtgagtaactgcagtgtactgcagtAAGAGATGTGGATATTCAGTGTAGTGAAGCACacagagtttatatatatatatatatatttatacagagagagagagagagagagatattcaacattgtagtaaagtacacagagtttccagagaaacaggacgttttggacagaggtccttcatcagctgtgcaagcaaagtgcttctgaattagctagtttatatatatatatatatatatatatatatatatatatatatatatatatatatgtgaccTAATACACTAATATAAGGATTCTTCCATGCAGACGactatttactatttactatttattatttactatggTAAGACACCCTGGCCAAGATCATCTGCTAAAcgatttaaatgtaaatgtaagcaaACACATCCTTAGGCAAGACCGCGTACCCTTTCAATAGCACAGGATTTAGACCAACAAGGCGGCCGTTGCCATGACAATGCAGACGACCCTTGTGCCGGTTGTACGTGCTGCATAGCCGTGTCGTGCTTTATGAAGTGGGTGGTGTCCAGTCTGAGTGCCGCTAACTTTATTGCTGTGGGTAAATGTCACCTCTCAGAATGGCAGGAACCTCGGAGACTTGCGTATGCATGTGATTGCAGTCCCATCCCCTCACTAAGCCTTTGGAAGCCAGGCTGAGAGCTACAACTTGAGACTAAAAAAAGAGTCACACACTGCAGATCGGAGTCACCACACTGTAGATCAGAGTCAGTACACTGTAGATCGGAGTCAGTACACTGTAGATCAGAGTCACTACACTGTAGATCAGAGTCAGTAGACTGTAGATCGGAGTCACCACACTGTAGATCAGAGTCAGTACACTGTAGATCGGAGTCAGTACACTGTAGATCAGAGTCACTACACTGTAGATCAGAGTCAGTAGACTGTAGATCAGAGCCACTACACTGTAGATCAGAGTCAGTAGACTGTAGATCAGTCAGCACACTGTAGATCAGTCAGTAGACTGTAGATCAGAGTCACTACACTGTAGATCAGAGTCAGTAGACTGTAGATCAGAGTCACTACACTGTAGATCAGAGTCAGTAGACTGTAGATCAGTCAGCACACTGTAGATCAGTCAGTAGACTGTAGATCAGAGTCACTACACTGTAGATCAGAGTCAGTAGACTGTAGATCAGTCAGCACACTGTAGATCAGTCAGTACACTGTAGATCAGAGTCACTACACTGTAGATCAGAGTCAGTAGACTGTAGATCAGAGTCAGCACACTGTAGATCATTCAGCACATGGTAGATCAGAGTCACCACACCGTCAGCACACACTGGATCAGAGGACCGTGAAAGAACCGTCATTAACAGCTCACTCTGAATATCCTCTTATTAGTCGAGAGAACGTTAACACTGATGTGTCAGACAGCTCAAGACTGTAGAGCCACCGGTTTTACAGACCATAATACGCAACCTCAGCCAGCTGGGATATCCAACTGGAATGTCAGAATGTGTTTTGTACAGGTCCACCGATAAAGCATTCCCCAGGACTTGACCCTGTCTTGACCCTTGATCAGTTCCTCAGGGTAATTTTTACAAAATAGAAACTTTAACACATTTGCgaactgggtgtgtgtgtgtgtgtgtgcatttgtgtgcgtgtctctatttgtgtgtgtccatgtgtggtAACAAAATTTGTGTGGTAGCAAAGGACCAAAACGACAAAgtgatcgagagagagagagagagagagagagagagagagagagagagagagagagactataatTCCAACTGTCAGAGCTACATAGAATAATCACCTCTGTAGCCCTGATGATCCTGTAAAGTTTCTGAGGctcttttggtgtgtgtgtgtgtgtgtgtgtgttcatgcccTGTTCCGGTAAGTGTGTGGTCATTACTAGACCTGTAAAAGCCGTATCAATAATTTAGACTTTAGTCTGGAACAGCAGTGCTTTATGACGCTTTACAGACCTTAATGTACATTAATTCTCCATACATGACcatacgtgtgagtgtgtgtgtgtgtctcccgaGAGCCTTGACCTGTGTGCAAGCAGTTTTTTAAAGTCTGCAGTGACTCTTTAgctaaaaaagagagagagagagagagagagagagaggaaaagaaagagcaaaaatgATAGAGTGGAAGACAGGAGtggttgtttacattttttttgcacatgGACGCCAGAGCAGTGAACTGTGGGTAAAAGTGTCCACTCACAGCTTCTGACTTGGGGGGGACAGGGGGCGGAGTGGACGCTCGCTCGGCCTCCATCTGGACCACCGCCACGTGGGCGGAGCCTCCCGTGCCGTCCAATGACGAGGTGGAGTGGAAGGATATGAGGTTGTGCTCTGCCTTCCCACCACTCTCGGGCACCTCCCCATAGCTCCCGCCGCTCTGATTGGTCCACAGCTCCTCATAAGGGATCTCCTGGGCCTCCGCGGGCCAGTCGGGTGTGACGTACTCGcgctcctctccctctccctcggcGGGCGGCGCGCGGGCCTCCCCCGGAGCCGGCGGGTGCGCCGCGCCTCCGCCCTCGTACACGCACAGCGCCAGCCTCCGGAGCGGCGGGCGCGGCTGAGCTCGGTGCCACGGGCTGGCGCACTCCTCCGCCAGCTCCGCCCGCGCCTCCCGCACCGCACGCGAGTACCCGTCCGGGTCGAAGGCCTCGCGGCAGCGCAGGGCGCTCCGCAGCGCCACGCGCTGGAAGGCCGGGTCCGCGTGCAGCAGCCCGTCCGGGAGCGAGAAGCGCGGCATGTCGGCCAGCAGCAGGAAGTGCGACGGGACCACCTGGTCCTTGCGCAGGACGCAGCACAGGACCACCGTCTTACTGATGATGCTCAGGAGCTTGTAGCGCTGGCCCTCGCGCACGGCGTGCCGGTCGTACGGGTTGCGCGGCGGCCGGCTGGGCACGGCCACATTGACAGGCAGGCGCACACACTCAATGATGCTGCGCACCGTGTGCTCGCCTGCCTGCATCTGCAGCTCCAGCGGCGAGCGCGTACAGAAACTGCCGCGGCAGCCGAACGGCAGGCTCACGCTCTCGTTGGTGCGGTGGTTCATGCAGATCAGGCAGGGCGTCTTGGCGCGAGCCGACCGGCCCGGGGCTCCGCCCACCCGGCCCAGACGGCGCAGCAGGGCACCCAGGCGGGACTTGTCTCGCGGGGACTGGACGCAGAGCAGCTCGGTGCGGCCCATCAGGGTCAGCTCGTCGCCCGCCTGAAGGGAGAAGTTGTACACCTCGCTATCCTCGCTGAACTCGCCCGACACCACCTGCGggagggcgagagggagagggagaaattGAGAGAAGGATTGTGAGTTTCACTTTTATTGGAGTGTGTATACTGGtaagggatacacacacacacacacactgttcctggAATGTGGAGATTTTAAATGCCCTCATCACATAAAGAACACAGGAGATGGAGATAACTAGCTAAGGTAGTCAGGCCAAACATGACCCGCCAGTGGACgtataatgtgtgtgcgtgtgtgtgtgtgtgtgtgtgtgtgtgcgcgagagagagggagagagaggaaatgtcAGCCTTACGGGGGTGCTAAGCTTTGGGATGTGATGTGTTCTTCTCTCGCCTCATTCAGAAAGGGCTTTAGAAAagctattcacacacacacacagtcggcGACCTTCTCTAAACCTCACACACCAATGATTCTGAACCTTTCTCACACTCATTCGCAACAGTCCCGCGTGCGACGTGGGATTTGTAGTTTCCGTCTAATTTGAGTGCCGTgtgttgtttaattattattattgttattattattattgttgttgttattgttattgttattattgttgttattttaagGCTAGTTggtgaatattttattattattgttgttgttattattattgttgttattttaggGCTAGTTGgggaatattttattattattattattattattattattattattaataatgtagtTGTTATTTTAAGGCTAGTTGgggaatattttattattattattattattgtagttgtTATTTTAAGGCTAGTTgggaaatattttattattattattgttgttgctgttattattttaagGCTAGTTgggaaatattttattattattattgttgttgttgttattattttaaggcTAGTTGGGGAAAGCGTCACTCTTTATTGTGCTTTGCTGTTGATGAACTGGAGGGGCGTTCCTGACTCCTCCCACTGACCTTCATGCTGAACGTGATTGGCTCCATGACAAACACACGATCGGGGAAGGTCCCGGCGATCTCCTCCACGCTGGCAAAATACTGCACTGGCTCGCGGACGTCGCGGTCCTGATCCAGTAACTTAAATTTCCCTGCGGAGACGGGGATGGAGACGCGGGTGAGTACGCGGACAGGGACAGAGATGTGTGAGGAAAGAAGGATGAGAGAAAAACTCTcggagttttgtgtgtgtctgcatcaaAACAAAGACTGAAAGAGGTCTGTATTGTTCGAgattgacagagagagggggggcagacagacagagcaggggagacggagagagagagagagagagagagagagggggagagagagagagagagagagagagagagagatgaacccATTCTTTGCTGGCTCTATAGAAGCcactcacacatgcagacacactcaGTCCCTCTTAAAACATGGGGCCCTAATGTCTCCTAGTAACAATGCATCgtccctaccacacacacacacacacacacacacatacacacacacttcttatgTACATTAGTTATGGGTCAGGTTTGTCATACCTACTGAGGTCAGTTATCAcagttgtcagtgtgtgtctctgtgtgtgagagggggtgggtgtgtgtgtgtgtgtgtgagagagggtgcggttgtgtgtgtgtgtgtgtgtgtgtgggtgtgtgtgtggcgggggagtgtgggggtgtcttttttcctttttctttttggttctCTCAATCTTTTCTCTCACAAGCTTAGTAAGACTTACAactgcagtctcacacacacacacacacaccttgtctATGGGACAGTGTGGAAGCTGCTAACAGATGGATAGTGTGACTTTAAAGCTCTTTGCCAGCAAATCTCAACAGatggattgtttgtgtgttcgtgtgtgtgtgtgtgtgtgtgtgtgggtgtgtgggtgtgtgtgtgtgtgtgtgtgtgtgtgtgtgtgtgtgtgtgtgggtgtgtgtgagagagagtggaacCTCTGTCTCCAGGGAGTTTGGCCCTGCTATTCTCTGCCCACACTGTACTGCCCCACCCTCCAACACCACCCTCCAAcgcctccacccctccaccctccaacGCTACTGCCCCCCAGCAGGACGGTAGGACCAGTTCTGGTCAGAAATCCAAATCAACACTTTTGAAACGTCAACAACTTGTCACcttcatcatcgtcatcatcgtctGTCTAAAACACTGAACTGCAGCGCTGCATGCATCGACACCCGATgacctcatccctctctccccctctctctctctctctctctctctctctttcctcatccctctctctctctctcttccgtcCTTCCTCTCTCGCTTTATCCTGGCGTCTCCCTGCTGCCGGAAACCCTTGTAGGTGATCTCATCGGTCACATGGCCTCGCGGTGCCGGAGACGGGGTATATTGGGTAACGGCGTTCCCAGGAGAGGAACTAGTGTCCGGTATTCCGGAGCTGAGTTTTAGGACGGGCACCCCCCACCGTTCCTGCGGGAGTGACGTCAGGATGAAGTCATGCAGGAGTGCTGACTTTATGAAtgagataacacacacacacacacacacactcatacaaacacgcacacacacacacacactcacacacacacactcaaacacgcacacacacacacacacacactcatacaaacacacacacacacacactcatacaaacacacacacactcatacaaacacacacacacacacacacacacactcctgtaagGTAATGGCTTGTTaatgtttttcctctctcttcctttcactgcttctgtccttttgtgtgtgtgtgtgtgtgtgtgtgtgtgtgtgtgttcagaagcaCTCTAACAGGAGCcggggtgggagggggtgtcCGTGCTATATAACAGGTCTAATCATTAGCAcggagggtggggggtgaacCCTGCAGATTCGGACCCTGAATCCTGAACGTGTCCTGAACGAACACACATGTGATGTTAAGTGCTCTGATACACCagacaactctctctctctctctctctccctctctctcccacacgcTCAGGTCTCCGGGATCCAATCGGCTGGAAACATCGGAACATCCGGTCTCTGTTCTGGAGCCTCAgtgtaactttaaaaaaaaagcaaacccgTCCCGAATACAGTTCCGGCTTTCCAGGAACCTGCGGGACTTCCAGCAGAGGCCGGCACCCGTTCCCCCTTACCTTGATACTGCAGCGGGATGTCAATCTTGGGTCCGATAACGTAATGCCCCTCCTCCAGGGAGTGGGCGGTGACCGTGGTCCACTGTCTGCAGGAGTGTAACAGTACCACATCCTCCTCAGACAGTCCCTCCACATTCTCACCTCCagggtaccacacacacacacacacacacacacacacacacacacacacacacacatatatacatatacacacagacacacacatatacacacagatacacacacacacacacgcacacacacacatacatacatacacacacacacacacatatacatacacacacacacacacacacacagacatacacacacacacacagacacacacacacacatatatacatatacacacagacacacacatatatacacagatacacacacacacacacgcacacacacacagacatacacacacacacacacgcacacacacacagacatacacacacacacacagacacacacacacacatatatacatatacacacagacacacacatatacacacagatacacacacacacacacacgcacacacacacatacatacacacacacacacacacacacacacatatacatacacacacacacacacagacacacacacacacacatatatacatatacacacagacacacacatatacacacagatacacacgcacacacacacacacacacatacacacacacacacacacacatatacacacagatacacacacacacacacacacgcacacacacacatacatacacacacacacacacatatacatacacacacacacacacacacatatacatacacacacacacacacacacagacacacacacacacagacacac
Protein-coding sequences here:
- the gareml gene encoding GRB2-associated and regulator of MAPK protein 2, translating into MEKLSASVSELSWSSVSLPLDVVVSKFRLPTLVRLSQGENVEGLSEEDVVLLHSCRQWTTVTAHSLEEGHYVIGPKIDIPLQYQGKFKLLDQDRDVREPVQYFASVEEIAGTFPDRVFVMEPITFSMKVVSGEFSEDSEVYNFSLQAGDELTLMGRTELLCVQSPRDKSRLGALLRRLGRVGGAPGRSARAKTPCLICMNHRTNESVSLPFGCRGSFCTRSPLELQMQAGEHTVRSIIECVRLPVNVAVPSRPPRNPYDRHAVREGQRYKLLSIISKTVVLCCVLRKDQVVPSHFLLLADMPRFSLPDGLLHADPAFQRVALRSALRCREAFDPDGYSRAVREARAELAEECASPWHRAQPRPPLRRLALCVYEGGGAAHPPAPGEARAPPAEGEGEEREYVTPDWPAEAQEIPYEELWTNQSGGSYGEVPESGGKAEHNLISFHSTSSLDGTGGSAHVAVVQMEAERASTPPPVPPKSEAVKEECRFLNAPPVPPRCAKAGGPAPSPPVPPRFPKAPPTSTRSPNLSYYSSGLHESSGPRSGNSSPSPESYSLYCYPCTWADCVTPDASASPDPSQPAQVCWSRPRGGVAFTSNVLNTPLLSADSLQKNYSACPLSRRAAQSRFAPFGALNPFANPGHAHASSDWLATGEPQNSPAPIPDLCSSTPPEPQANQETPEAGAVPVSRPTKSTEEEDTSGVVRGAQGGAESSWRPPADLCWLSVEEVSASLRFIGLSDDVVGVFSRERIDGSIFTQLTEEILSDDFSLTKLQVKKVMQFIKGWRPKI